AAAGATAACATTGCTGTAGAAGCAGCCCAGCAGCAAACCGTTCCATTCGAATGGAACGTGCCTGCGAACACAGCGCCGGGCAGCTATATCGTAAGCGTAGGGGTATTCGGTGCAGGCTGGAGCGGCATGTACGATTGGCACGCGGGAGCGACGAGCTTCCAGGTCGTAGCGGGGCAGCCGGTGCTCACGATCACAAGCAGCGCGTCCGCGGATACCGCGCAGGCTCTTCCGGGCAGCACCGTGCATGTGAATGCAGCGGTTACGGCTTCGCTGGCCACAGAGGCGCTCACGCAGATGAGCCTTGTCGGACCGGACGGCGCAATTGTGGCATCTAAGGAGTATGCTGATACGCTTGAGGCCGGTGCAGCCAAGACGTACAGCCTGGATTGGACCGTTCCGGCAGGTGCCGCGGAAGGCGTATATCACATCGCGGTGCAGGTGCTAAGCGCAGACCGAAGCACAACGCTGCATACCAATTCGGCAGCAGGCCAATTCACGATCGGCACGAATTCCACACCAGACCCCGTTTTATCCGCACCGACGAACCTCACAGCAGCCTCCGAGACGAATTCCATTCACCTTACATGGGATCAAGTGAGATCAGCGACAGCCTATGAGCTGGAAGCTGACGGCATCAGCTTGGGTGATTTCAATACGAACAGCTACACACACAGCGGACTTCAGCCGGATACGGCGCACAGCTACAGAGTAAGAGCTAAGAGCCCATCAGCGGTAAGTGTCTGGAGTGAGCCGGTTATGGCTAGAACGCTTCAGGAGCAGGTGAGCAGCCAGCTGACCGTGAACGTGAAAACCGGGAATAGCGCTAGCACGCAAATGCCAACCCCAGAGATCGAGATTTTTAATACGGGTTCGACGCCGGTTCCTTTGAGCGAAGTGACGGCTAGATACTATTTTACAATCGATAGCGAAAGGCCGTTGACGGTCGGTTTCTGGACGACAGCGCCTAAGGAGTTCGTGACCGCCCGATTCGTGAAAATGCCGATTCCTTCGGCAGATGCAGACTACTACCTGGAAGTAAGCTTTGCTGCCGGAGCGGGCCAATTGCAGCCCAGCAGCAAAGTAGGCGTATACACATGGATCAACAAAAGCGATTGGTCTAGCTTTGACCAGACGAACGATTACTCCTACAGCAGCTCCGGCTCCTCGGTGCCTAATGAAAAAGTAACGGCTTACCGCTCCGGTGTTCTCGAGTGGGGCACGGAGCCGACGCTGCTGGACATTCCGGCATCGCCTTCGAATATTACGGCCAAACCGGCGGACACGAGCATCCTGCTCACATGGGATCAGGTTGTCGGTGCCACAAGCTACGATGTAGATGCGGACGGAACGGTTGTAGAAAATATTCAAACCAATAGTTACCTGAATCAATGGCTTCGCCCGGGAACTCGCCATTCTTATAAGGTCCGATCCCGAAAAGGTGAGAATGTTAGCTCCTGGAGTTCGGCTGTCAATGTCAAAACAACCGGCGAACAGGACCTGCCTGCCCCGGTCAATGTGAGAGGTACGACGACAGAAGCTTCGATTTCACTGAAGTGGGACGCTTTGGAAGAAGAAGTAACAGGCTATGAGGTCGAAGTAGACGGTTCCATTATTCCCGTGGGCCCTGCACTTACCTATGTGCACAGCGGTTTGGCGGCAGGCACAGCTCATACGTACCGTGTCAGAGCCAAGGATGGCGAGACGAGCGGCCGATGGAGCTCTCCGCTGCGGACCAATACGGTTTACACGCCGACAGGCACATTTGATGTACAGTTTACGGTTGACACGTCGGCAGAGCGCGCACCGATCAGTCCTTATATTTATGGTACGAACGACGATTTAACCGGCACGGAGCATTGGGGCTCCCGAAGAATGGGCGGCAACCGCATGTCCACCTACAACTGGGAGAACAATGCTTCCAATGCAGGCGAGGATTATTTTGAAATGAGTGATAACTACATTCCGTGGTATTATGGCGGCGTCCCTTGGGGCGGCAATATGGATGATCCGGGCATCGGCGTTATGGGCTTCTATAATAAGTCGCTAGAGATGGGGGCTTACACCTTGACCACGCTGCAGACTGCAGGCTTTGTTGCCAAGGATAAGAATGGAGCCGTCTCCGATTCGGAAAAAGCGCCTTCCAGCCGTTGGGTTCAAGTGAAACCGGCGAAGAATGCACCATTCAGCCTTACACCTGACACGAATGATAACGCCGTCTACATGGACGAATTCGTAAATCTGCTGGTGCATAAATACGGCAATGCTTCGACGCCGACCGGCATCAAGGGGTATTCGCTCGATAACGAACCTAGCTTATGGCAGTCGACCCATCCTCTCATGCATCCAAGCAAACCGGGAGCGGTGGAGGTTCTGACGAAAGGAATCGATACGGCCAAAGCCGTGAAGCATGTGGACCCATATGCGGAAATTTACGGACCTGCCGCTTATAGCTTCGATGAGCTTTACAGCATGCATGCAGCGGATGATTGGAACGCGATCAAAGGGAACTACAAATGGTATGTGGACTACTATCTGGATAAATTCAGAGTAGCTTCCGAGCAGGAAAACACACGTCTGTTGGATAGCTTGGATTTCCACTGGTATCCGGAAATTTCCGCAGGGGGCTACCGGATTACGGATGAAGGCTCCTACACCAACCTTGAAGCGAACAAAGCGCGGATGCAGGCGCCTAGATCCCTATGGGACCCTACCTATACGGAGAATAGCTGGATCGGTCAGTGGTACAGCTCGTTCCTGCCGGTGCTGCCGCGGGTTCAGCAGTCGATCGATCAGTATAATCCGGGAACGAAGATGGCTATTACGGAGTATAACTACGGCGGGGAGAACAA
This genomic window from Paenibacillus hexagrammi contains:
- a CDS encoding glycoside hydrolase family 44 protein is translated as MQAYRSTFSFKLYAMITALTMLLSSIIFTTGGGTASAEAPTVTTSAQVTPGSVAAGTTAVVNVDVTSTEAASLLLDVEVFDASLQKVYQIFKDNIAVEAAQQQTVPFEWNVPANTAPGSYIVSVGVFGAGWSGMYDWHAGATSFQVVAGQPVLTITSSASADTAQALPGSTVHVNAAVTASLATEALTQMSLVGPDGAIVASKEYADTLEAGAAKTYSLDWTVPAGAAEGVYHIAVQVLSADRSTTLHTNSAAGQFTIGTNSTPDPVLSAPTNLTAASETNSIHLTWDQVRSATAYELEADGISLGDFNTNSYTHSGLQPDTAHSYRVRAKSPSAVSVWSEPVMARTLQEQVSSQLTVNVKTGNSASTQMPTPEIEIFNTGSTPVPLSEVTARYYFTIDSERPLTVGFWTTAPKEFVTARFVKMPIPSADADYYLEVSFAAGAGQLQPSSKVGVYTWINKSDWSSFDQTNDYSYSSSGSSVPNEKVTAYRSGVLEWGTEPTLLDIPASPSNITAKPADTSILLTWDQVVGATSYDVDADGTVVENIQTNSYLNQWLRPGTRHSYKVRSRKGENVSSWSSAVNVKTTGEQDLPAPVNVRGTTTEASISLKWDALEEEVTGYEVEVDGSIIPVGPALTYVHSGLAAGTAHTYRVRAKDGETSGRWSSPLRTNTVYTPTGTFDVQFTVDTSAERAPISPYIYGTNDDLTGTEHWGSRRMGGNRMSTYNWENNASNAGEDYFEMSDNYIPWYYGGVPWGGNMDDPGIGVMGFYNKSLEMGAYTLTTLQTAGFVAKDKNGAVSDSEKAPSSRWVQVKPAKNAPFSLTPDTNDNAVYMDEFVNLLVHKYGNASTPTGIKGYSLDNEPSLWQSTHPLMHPSKPGAVEVLTKGIDTAKAVKHVDPYAEIYGPAAYSFDELYSMHAADDWNAIKGNYKWYVDYYLDKFRVASEQENTRLLDSLDFHWYPEISAGGYRITDEGSYTNLEANKARMQAPRSLWDPTYTENSWIGQWYSSFLPVLPRVQQSIDQYNPGTKMAITEYNYGGENNVYGGIAQADVLGIFGKYGVHLATFWKMVNSLKDALYISSAVKMFTDYDGNGGKFGDTKVKAETNNIENSSIYGSIVASSDDELHLIVMNKNNDFDMNAVLNIAGSGTYTSARVYAFDSESSEITEREGVTNITNNTFTYTVPKLTVAHIILSK